The following proteins are encoded in a genomic region of Bosea beijingensis:
- a CDS encoding AAA family ATPase — MQQPTEIASRSLRSFRSVLHDRCPGQHDIVDEISGALFRRLSADRGDRPIATFVLADAFSRLRKRTRRFGKQLKLCLSLANALRVATIVEYMSADRPSSAADVAERIRAKPDAIVVLVELEEAHPGVVAGFKSAWERGFLLDRDGNEVSCRSAIIVLVTDGGAEEFAELATVNDRDVLNRSSLQLLRKSGFPREILEHVDGVFLP; from the coding sequence ATGCAGCAGCCCACAGAAATTGCCAGCCGAAGCCTTCGGTCGTTCCGTTCCGTGCTTCATGATCGCTGCCCCGGCCAACATGATATCGTCGACGAGATCTCCGGCGCGCTATTCCGGCGTCTCAGTGCGGACCGCGGCGATCGCCCCATCGCGACCTTTGTTCTCGCCGATGCGTTCAGCCGGCTCCGCAAGCGAACCCGGCGATTTGGCAAGCAGCTCAAGCTGTGCCTGTCCCTCGCGAATGCGCTCCGGGTGGCAACCATCGTCGAGTACATGTCGGCCGATCGCCCATCCTCTGCCGCAGACGTAGCCGAGCGGATCCGCGCCAAACCCGACGCAATCGTGGTCCTGGTCGAGCTTGAGGAGGCGCATCCCGGCGTCGTCGCGGGTTTTAAATCAGCTTGGGAGCGCGGCTTCCTGCTTGATCGCGACGGAAACGAGGTGTCCTGCCGGTCGGCAATCATCGTGCTCGTGACGGACGGCGGTGCCGAGGAATTCGCGGAGCTCGCCACGGTCAACGACCGCGATGTGCTCAACCGCTCGTCGCTGCAACTCCTGCGGAAGTCCGGATTTCCCCGCGAGATCCTTGAGCACGTCGACGGCGTGTTCCTCCCCTAA
- a CDS encoding type IV secretory system conjugative DNA transfer family protein gives MMPKSIPQAFIYLCLLMLAAAVIAFGYNGYISPYIPYPYLKLIWEASPAILVLVIAVLGNEKFRLVSAILSIVAIWWGISALSGLYGAAATVHVRHSYSYWQILSSYWYWFPALVSAGTTIIGVGGLIKSSKLLSKGWDFALRSAKGVARDRGLVRDSDSDLYGQAKWMDPKKAISLCEGRRGILLGQIEYKKKMRLVHYPLEAHGMTIAPTRSGKGVSAIIPNILAATANSWEGPVVVIEPKGESWSVCVRRRRELGRKTILLDPFGVIKGETSAKYNPLDFVRRSKEGVRDLAAMISPLLGASSSKSGGGDNSFFEKSARTVIMGFFAWAIVNPNPANRNMAYARRLLQLPWSDPDGVSLEAECEKMSASAEFYNLPADAASVLVKLRDSERTLASLVAECLNTLNWMIIPELSEQVSESTFNVEDICAGDTDLFVFVPPSALEEDSEAKLWLRMWASIPLIVAERTRPKSRLLVLLDEAAAIGKLNAVVSAYQLAAGYNISMWLFSQDWAGLKEAYGDNKVEIMRSNSDFLQVYKPSDTAPPSTFNDIAESLGNKTVMEVSNSENSGDSSKITDFVANHSRGTSTSEKQTKRHLMTPEDIRAMDRDELIVFHRHEKEKGSLRLRQVRYYKHPDFKGMFGQNPHHPGKAA, from the coding sequence ATGATGCCAAAATCAATTCCGCAGGCCTTCATTTATTTGTGCCTGCTGATGCTCGCGGCCGCAGTGATTGCTTTCGGCTATAACGGGTACATTTCACCATATATCCCATACCCGTATCTTAAGCTGATCTGGGAGGCCTCGCCGGCGATCCTAGTGCTCGTCATTGCCGTTCTTGGAAACGAGAAGTTCCGGTTGGTGTCCGCCATCCTCTCCATCGTCGCCATCTGGTGGGGTATCTCGGCACTCAGCGGGCTCTATGGTGCGGCGGCCACGGTCCATGTGCGTCATAGCTACAGCTACTGGCAGATTCTGAGCTCCTATTGGTACTGGTTCCCCGCGCTCGTGTCGGCCGGCACGACAATAATCGGCGTCGGGGGCCTCATTAAATCGTCAAAGCTCCTGTCTAAGGGGTGGGACTTCGCATTGCGATCGGCGAAAGGTGTTGCTCGCGATCGCGGCCTCGTGCGCGACTCGGATAGTGATCTCTACGGCCAGGCGAAATGGATGGATCCCAAAAAGGCGATCTCGCTCTGCGAGGGTCGACGCGGGATTCTGCTGGGCCAGATCGAGTACAAGAAGAAGATGCGGCTCGTCCACTATCCACTCGAGGCACATGGAATGACCATCGCGCCGACGCGAAGCGGAAAAGGCGTCTCGGCGATCATTCCCAATATCCTCGCTGCAACCGCTAACTCGTGGGAGGGCCCCGTGGTCGTCATCGAGCCGAAAGGCGAGAGTTGGAGCGTTTGCGTGCGCCGGAGACGGGAGCTTGGGCGAAAGACAATTCTCCTCGATCCATTCGGGGTGATCAAAGGCGAGACGTCTGCGAAGTACAATCCGTTAGATTTCGTTCGGCGCTCCAAAGAAGGCGTCCGGGATTTGGCCGCAATGATCTCGCCGCTCCTCGGAGCTTCCAGCTCGAAGTCCGGTGGGGGTGACAATAGCTTCTTTGAAAAGTCGGCCCGTACCGTGATCATGGGATTTTTCGCGTGGGCCATTGTGAATCCCAATCCTGCGAATAGGAACATGGCCTATGCCCGACGCCTTCTGCAGTTGCCCTGGAGTGATCCGGACGGCGTCTCGCTTGAGGCGGAATGCGAGAAGATGTCCGCAAGCGCCGAGTTCTACAATTTGCCTGCAGACGCTGCTTCTGTTCTGGTGAAGCTGAGGGATTCCGAAAGGACGCTGGCGAGCCTCGTCGCGGAATGCCTGAACACCCTGAATTGGATGATCATCCCCGAACTCAGCGAACAGGTTTCGGAGTCCACATTCAACGTCGAGGATATTTGCGCGGGTGATACAGATCTATTCGTATTTGTTCCCCCGAGCGCCCTTGAGGAAGATAGTGAGGCTAAGCTGTGGCTAAGAATGTGGGCTTCGATTCCGCTCATTGTTGCCGAGCGAACCCGTCCAAAATCTCGACTGTTGGTGCTCCTCGACGAAGCGGCGGCGATCGGAAAATTGAACGCGGTCGTGAGTGCCTATCAATTGGCGGCTGGCTACAACATTTCCATGTGGCTGTTCTCGCAGGACTGGGCCGGTTTGAAGGAAGCCTATGGCGATAACAAAGTCGAGATTATGCGGTCAAACTCCGACTTCTTGCAGGTCTACAAGCCGTCCGACACCGCCCCGCCAAGCACTTTCAATGATATCGCCGAATCCCTTGGCAATAAGACGGTGATGGAGGTTAGCAATAGCGAAAATTCAGGCGACAGCTCTAAGATAACCGACTTCGTAGCAAACCACAGTCGGGGTACATCGACTTCTGAGAAGCAAACTAAGCGGCACCTGATGACGCCTGAAGACATTCGCGCGATGGATAGAGACGAGCTGATCGTGTTCCACCGGCACGAAAAAGAGAAAGGATCGCTGCGCCTTCGCCAGGTGCGATATTACAAGCATCCCGATTTCAAGGGGATGTTCGGCCAAAACCCGCACCACCCAGGGAAGGCAGCGTAG
- a CDS encoding AAA family ATPase encodes MMNIDRSSQSTPAPSSHLLFGLQDLVREVRAVVIGSGNRDKPLVIAITGAPGSGKTAAAEAIAGNTALKLVMADCSHADAVQTMLGARRGFVGSDRWGRLTDYLRNHPNGCIVLDEFEKAHPEVQSAILNVWTEGVAIERSSGDAVSSARSTFILPVHSLNNLTADIRAAVSRTFAVPALSARDQAQLILAQIERSASTYRVHVDLHDPALIEILEKLLGTHGLITFADLQRKLHRKADDLFLQAAQQGRESAVVTAADLGLSH; translated from the coding sequence ATGATGAACATTGATCGCAGCTCACAAAGTACGCCGGCCCCCTCCTCTCATCTCCTATTTGGCCTCCAGGATCTGGTGCGCGAGGTCCGAGCCGTTGTCATCGGCAGCGGCAACCGGGACAAGCCGCTTGTCATTGCCATCACCGGCGCCCCAGGCTCCGGAAAAACGGCGGCCGCCGAGGCTATTGCCGGCAACACCGCCTTGAAACTCGTGATGGCAGATTGCAGCCACGCCGATGCGGTGCAGACCATGTTGGGTGCGAGGCGTGGTTTCGTGGGATCGGATCGCTGGGGGCGTCTGACGGACTACCTGCGCAACCATCCTAACGGCTGCATCGTCCTCGACGAGTTCGAAAAGGCACACCCCGAAGTTCAATCTGCCATTCTGAATGTCTGGACCGAGGGAGTTGCCATCGAGCGATCGTCGGGCGACGCTGTTTCCAGCGCGCGAAGCACGTTCATTCTTCCGGTGCATTCACTCAACAACCTGACGGCAGACATCCGAGCCGCAGTTTCGCGTACCTTCGCCGTCCCGGCTCTGAGCGCTCGGGACCAGGCGCAATTGATCCTCGCGCAGATTGAGCGGTCCGCCTCGACCTATCGTGTTCACGTCGACCTCCATGATCCGGCACTGATCGAAATCCTCGAGAAGCTACTCGGCACGCACGGCCTGATCACCTTCGCCGATCTGCAGCGCAAGCTTCATCGAAAGGCGGACGATCTCTTTCTCCAGGCCGCGCAGCAGGGTCGGGAATCGGCCGTTGTCACCGCCGCTGACCTCGGTCTCTCGCACTGA
- a CDS encoding AAA family ATPase, translated as MGMLIGGMVAQVIMAFILPFIPLLLLPLKWARPFIVAYLLFLLAQWLVGQFIVATYAICAIAWLVTLILVAHAYKLTSSGPLGAMLDRLPGSWKLRIMDILDIIADKEALEERLQQKPKAEIIDNVAIAKKIKSELIGQDRVVDDFTAQMRRAMSKEKRKLPVSVLFFAGPPGVGKTMAAELIAPALGRNFKAFAMSRFTTRENASTLFGIGKGYVGSDSWGQLPATLRDYPDSVILFDEVEKADKSIYDQFLTAFESGFLSEASTGKNVYVNRAIFVFTSNSKSDEIGDAALKYKDDRDQLRKVATNLLVEDGFRPEFLDRFDGIFSFAQLEGLDVARVAAHFIKKEVESHGLKIKAGKDGINTDILFDFIERSKKRGTGNRDMRRRIEEVIADGCIDAKQGGFSTVRIDLSDNRFIVEPVA; from the coding sequence ATGGGAATGCTCATCGGCGGGATGGTCGCTCAGGTCATCATGGCGTTCATCCTGCCATTCATCCCCCTCCTCCTGCTGCCCTTGAAATGGGCTCGTCCTTTCATAGTCGCCTACCTGCTGTTCCTTCTGGCCCAATGGCTGGTCGGACAGTTCATCGTGGCGACGTACGCGATCTGCGCGATCGCCTGGTTGGTCACGCTCATCCTCGTGGCCCACGCCTACAAGCTCACCAGCAGCGGCCCGCTCGGGGCCATGCTCGACCGTCTCCCCGGAAGTTGGAAATTGCGAATTATGGATATTCTAGACATCATCGCTGACAAGGAAGCTCTCGAGGAGCGGCTGCAGCAAAAACCCAAGGCGGAGATCATCGACAACGTTGCAATTGCGAAGAAGATCAAGTCCGAGCTTATCGGCCAGGATCGAGTAGTCGACGATTTCACTGCTCAAATGCGGCGCGCCATGTCGAAGGAGAAGCGGAAGCTACCGGTCTCGGTTCTATTTTTCGCGGGCCCTCCCGGTGTTGGGAAGACCATGGCGGCCGAGTTGATCGCGCCAGCGCTGGGCCGCAATTTCAAGGCGTTTGCGATGTCGCGCTTTACGACCAGGGAAAACGCCTCGACCCTATTTGGCATCGGCAAAGGCTACGTTGGATCAGATTCCTGGGGGCAGTTGCCAGCTACGCTCAGAGATTACCCCGACTCGGTAATTCTCTTCGACGAAGTCGAGAAGGCGGACAAATCGATCTACGATCAGTTCCTGACGGCATTCGAAAGCGGTTTCCTCTCCGAGGCGAGCACTGGCAAGAATGTCTATGTGAACCGAGCTATATTCGTCTTCACAAGCAACTCGAAGTCCGACGAAATTGGCGACGCGGCCTTGAAATACAAGGATGATCGCGATCAGTTGCGCAAAGTCGCTACAAACTTGCTCGTTGAGGACGGATTCCGGCCGGAGTTTCTCGACCGATTTGATGGCATTTTTAGCTTCGCCCAACTCGAAGGCCTGGATGTCGCTCGCGTGGCGGCGCACTTCATCAAAAAAGAAGTAGAAAGCCACGGCCTCAAAATCAAAGCCGGGAAGGATGGCATCAATACCGACATTCTGTTCGACTTCATCGAGCGATCCAAAAAGCGCGGGACTGGCAACCGCGATATGCGACGACGCATTGAAGAGGTCATCGCGGATGGCTGCATTGATGCGAAGCAAGGTGGCTTCTCGACTGTTCGCATTGACCTGTCGGACAATCGATTCATCGTCGAGCCGGTGGCGTAA
- a CDS encoding metallophosphoesterase has protein sequence MKLWLLSDLHLETVPFPSAFNPKRPDFDVLLSAGDTWQGNIAGGFQFLRGLAGRKPIFAVLGNHEHFRGELHQNLAAARQAAKKFGVTLLEGDAVELGGCRFIGATLWSDYQLGGDVDPASLTGETIEVRDEAGARAFAVADARRLHAEAVASLRSHLNAVSRLPTVVVTHHAPLADCLPPPIRGKWIAGNSASDLSDLTDAGTVTLWVHGHIHASIDIQRSSGARIVCNPAGPLFSNTRFVEDLVLTVGQ, from the coding sequence TTGAAGCTCTGGCTCTTGTCCGATCTCCATCTTGAGACGGTTCCTTTTCCTTCCGCATTCAACCCAAAGCGCCCCGACTTCGACGTGTTGCTGTCCGCCGGCGACACTTGGCAGGGCAATATCGCCGGGGGATTTCAATTTCTCCGAGGCCTTGCCGGCCGGAAGCCCATCTTCGCTGTGCTCGGCAATCATGAGCACTTCCGAGGCGAGCTGCATCAGAACCTGGCAGCTGCGCGCCAGGCTGCCAAAAAATTTGGTGTGACTCTGCTCGAGGGCGATGCAGTCGAGCTCGGCGGCTGTCGATTCATCGGCGCCACACTCTGGTCAGACTATCAGCTGGGCGGTGATGTTGACCCCGCCAGCTTGACCGGAGAGACCATCGAGGTTCGCGACGAGGCTGGCGCTCGCGCGTTCGCCGTCGCGGATGCGAGGCGCCTCCACGCTGAAGCGGTCGCGAGCTTGCGATCGCACCTGAACGCAGTCAGCCGGTTGCCCACGGTTGTCGTGACGCACCACGCCCCGCTGGCCGACTGCCTGCCGCCGCCCATTCGAGGCAAATGGATCGCAGGGAATTCCGCGTCGGATCTCTCTGATCTGACGGACGCAGGCACGGTCACACTCTGGGTCCACGGCCATATCCACGCCAGTATCGACATTCAGCGATCGTCCGGAGCGCGGATTGTCTGCAATCCGGCGGGGCCTCTGTTCTCCAACACCCGCTTCGTCGAGGACCTAGTGCTGACAGTGGGGCAGTAG
- a CDS encoding autotransporter domain-containing protein, which produces MKSNWLTGRTSVRALAIAGALLSSSVSAVAQNSWTGGDGNWSDPLNWSAGVPTSADRVEIGSGTVSVDSAASAEKLTLGAGSTLLVTALGMPTIAALDMAAASSIAANGGTLRFAMTPTAGQTAVNGLMRIENGGQLVATGNGADPALSLAGLLVGHGAAGRLELDGSTASIMPTLQIGRGPGGNGVVSVENGSTVTASSVLVGDGGTGRLEIIGGSTMQAQGVSLGLNRFEAGSLRRGEGSIDVAGAGSRLATNFLTANGDATMTIQSGATVDVGSPAVNLPPGFSVLALGTVTFDPMPGTVVPDVVARNSVEVTGAGSSLIVNGEAALGDGGEVDLRVGAGASMQVTKLLTLGGATITPSHGVRFAGKAAVTAAGTLNAAEIQLGRDAGSIGELTASGVVQTSDLTVGVGGTGAVRVLGGGVLDASNIVLGRDTGSTGSLLIDGSGSIARTPNLTIGDAGVGSARVANAGVLEANQIAFGSTGGRLTIGGESAPEAPGVVRSTGITATGAGGEVFFNHKSSNYRFDTPIAGGVSVIAAAGTTRLYGDQAFSGAVNIRAGAGLGVEGSVASSVVNAGTLSGGGTIGGNLSNSGRIEPGAFNAPGQFSTMTVRGAYSSLAGSSLVLNTTLGDSSSPSDRLSVGSAVKGNGSTEVIVNKAGGLGAATTGKGIQLIEVKGGAAASEAGVFTSGRRIAAGAYDYNFGRNAEDGSYYLTTEPEKRIEVHNFAAVPDLARIYDLNTLGTLEARKNALPSAGEIPWWVRVYGAGGLHNGGLEKGRGAHFDYALGGMQVGADLYQVESFAGSLATSGLYAAIGTGSADVSRASGRLANGKFDLNGYTVGGYTTYRWDRAYLDVVAQATRFDGKSGSNLGQSSSVNGWGFTGSVEAGYHLGDMAGWKIEPQAQLVYQHIALSDMQDGFGRARFGDQNVATGKLSLKGSRSFLVGDGTLINTWGRISFGYVAGDLGSLTVTNLDGAFPARFALGKTGAFGSLEAGFDTKLSESTTAFASVSYEAGLSAGRRGDQAFAGRAGLQVKF; this is translated from the coding sequence TTGAAATCGAATTGGTTGACCGGCAGAACGTCGGTCCGCGCGCTCGCAATCGCGGGGGCGCTCCTCTCGTCGTCGGTATCTGCCGTCGCTCAGAATTCCTGGACCGGCGGCGATGGCAATTGGTCCGATCCGTTGAATTGGTCAGCCGGCGTTCCAACCTCTGCCGATCGCGTCGAAATCGGCTCTGGAACCGTGAGCGTCGACTCTGCCGCGAGCGCAGAGAAGCTGACGCTCGGCGCGGGCTCTACGCTCTTAGTTACCGCGCTCGGCATGCCCACCATTGCCGCGCTCGATATGGCAGCCGCATCCTCGATCGCGGCGAACGGTGGAACGCTGCGCTTCGCAATGACCCCGACGGCGGGCCAGACAGCCGTGAACGGGCTAATGCGAATCGAGAATGGCGGGCAACTCGTCGCGACTGGTAACGGCGCCGATCCGGCTTTGAGCTTGGCCGGTCTGCTCGTCGGGCACGGTGCCGCAGGCAGGCTTGAGCTCGATGGGTCGACCGCCTCGATAATGCCCACCCTCCAGATTGGCCGAGGGCCGGGCGGAAACGGCGTCGTGAGCGTCGAAAATGGCTCCACTGTCACCGCGTCCAGCGTGCTCGTCGGCGATGGTGGTACTGGGCGCCTGGAAATCATTGGTGGCTCGACGATGCAGGCCCAGGGCGTTTCGCTGGGTCTGAATCGCTTCGAGGCCGGCAGTCTCCGGCGCGGTGAAGGGTCGATCGACGTCGCAGGCGCAGGGTCTCGGCTGGCAACAAATTTCCTCACCGCAAATGGCGATGCCACGATGACCATTCAGTCGGGCGCGACGGTCGACGTTGGTAGTCCCGCCGTCAATTTGCCGCCCGGCTTCTCGGTTCTCGCCTTGGGCACTGTCACATTCGATCCGATGCCTGGAACGGTGGTGCCTGATGTTGTCGCCCGCAACTCGGTAGAAGTTACCGGCGCCGGGTCGTCCTTGATCGTCAATGGCGAGGCAGCGCTTGGCGACGGCGGCGAAGTTGATCTTCGCGTTGGAGCCGGCGCCAGCATGCAGGTGACCAAGCTGCTGACGCTCGGCGGCGCGACGATCACGCCGTCACATGGTGTCAGATTCGCCGGAAAGGCGGCGGTCACGGCCGCCGGCACGCTGAATGCAGCGGAAATCCAGCTTGGCCGTGACGCTGGAAGCATCGGCGAGCTGACGGCGAGCGGCGTGGTCCAGACCAGCGACCTGACCGTTGGTGTCGGCGGCACTGGCGCTGTGCGGGTCTTGGGTGGTGGCGTGCTTGATGCTTCGAACATTGTGCTCGGCCGAGACACCGGGTCGACAGGTTCGTTGCTGATCGACGGTTCTGGTTCGATTGCCCGCACTCCAAACCTCACTATTGGTGACGCCGGCGTAGGTTCTGCCCGAGTTGCAAACGCTGGCGTCCTTGAGGCTAACCAGATCGCTTTTGGCTCAACCGGCGGGCGCCTGACCATCGGCGGCGAGAGTGCACCGGAAGCGCCTGGCGTCGTTCGCTCGACCGGCATCACTGCGACCGGCGCGGGTGGGGAGGTTTTCTTCAATCACAAGAGCTCCAATTATCGCTTCGACACCCCGATCGCGGGCGGAGTGTCGGTCATTGCCGCGGCAGGCACGACGCGACTTTACGGCGATCAGGCGTTCTCTGGTGCGGTCAACATCCGAGCGGGCGCAGGGCTCGGTGTCGAAGGCTCTGTTGCAAGCAGCGTTGTCAACGCCGGAACGCTATCCGGCGGCGGTACGATCGGCGGCAACCTCTCGAATTCCGGTCGGATTGAACCAGGCGCTTTCAACGCACCTGGCCAGTTCTCGACCATGACGGTTCGCGGCGCCTATTCCAGCTTGGCGGGCAGCTCACTGGTCCTCAACACCACACTGGGTGATAGCAGCTCGCCATCGGATCGGCTTTCGGTCGGTTCGGCGGTCAAGGGCAACGGCTCGACGGAGGTGATCGTCAACAAAGCCGGAGGCCTCGGCGCAGCGACCACCGGAAAAGGAATTCAGCTGATCGAAGTGAAGGGCGGCGCTGCGGCAAGCGAGGCAGGCGTTTTCACGAGCGGCCGGCGAATTGCGGCCGGCGCCTACGACTACAACTTCGGTCGGAATGCTGAGGATGGCTCGTACTATCTGACGACCGAGCCAGAGAAGCGCATTGAGGTCCACAACTTCGCTGCGGTTCCGGACCTCGCGCGAATTTACGACCTCAACACGCTCGGCACGCTCGAGGCGAGGAAGAATGCCCTTCCCTCGGCTGGCGAGATTCCGTGGTGGGTCCGGGTGTATGGCGCTGGCGGTCTGCACAATGGCGGTCTGGAAAAGGGCCGCGGGGCACATTTCGACTACGCCTTGGGCGGGATGCAGGTCGGTGCCGATCTGTACCAGGTGGAGTCCTTCGCTGGCTCGCTCGCAACGAGTGGCCTCTATGCTGCTATCGGCACTGGCTCTGCCGATGTGTCGCGAGCTTCTGGTCGGCTTGCAAATGGCAAGTTCGATTTGAATGGCTACACGGTCGGCGGTTACACGACTTACCGTTGGGATCGGGCCTATCTCGATGTTGTGGCTCAGGCCACGCGTTTCGACGGCAAGTCGGGTTCGAACCTTGGCCAGTCGAGCTCGGTGAATGGCTGGGGTTTCACCGGCTCGGTTGAAGCCGGTTATCACCTCGGCGACATGGCCGGCTGGAAGATCGAGCCGCAGGCGCAGCTTGTCTATCAGCACATTGCGCTCAGCGACATGCAGGACGGCTTCGGCCGGGCCCGCTTTGGCGATCAGAATGTCGCCACCGGCAAACTGAGCCTGAAGGGCTCGCGTTCCTTCCTCGTCGGAGATGGCACGCTCATCAACACCTGGGGGCGCATTTCGTTCGGCTATGTCGCCGGCGACCTCGGCTCTCTCACCGTCACCAATCTCGATGGTGCCTTCCCGGCTAGATTTGCGCTGGGCAAGACCGGCGCATTCGGCAGCCTCGAGGCCGGGTTCGACACGAAGCTGTCCGAGAGCACGACGGCGTTCGCTTCGGTGAGCTACGAGGCCGGTCTATCAGCCGGGCGCCGCGGCGATCAGGCGTTCGCCGGCCGGGCTGGGCTGCAGGTGAAATTCTGA